In Candidatus Margulisiibacteriota bacterium, a single genomic region encodes these proteins:
- a CDS encoding S-layer homology domain-containing protein — protein MFNKSFNLCLTALFLFLSLAAAGQAAPLSPSSPTPEAAKKIVFKDLKPKDRGYDYVMKMVNDFKIIAGYPDGTFKAKKTVTRGEFVKIVSGAIDYLEKKYQVSLAANSQVESISFKDLKNTHWAYPYAAKTITKYQLFSGYPDGTFKPGKTINRFEMALVLGKTIRMIYGRCELPLPLSSSEASLKDVKKNHWAMKDIQLLLQNKIMYVNLANKLAYFKGNIGVSRLDLAISGAKTITLADSAMANISPEVLARLRNETRASAISPDKELVARSVAMPARPQAFLSGGWGGVYEKGSGTNNWRGGFISGTWASTYNVANLSGNYELTGKYGYNQIVYIVPGSGSTVSAVINNENRYELELNTTYPIIDLFGVKGKLLLGGKYFNLANQSAPCSFAGFNAGVVTSARVWERELLIRAFYSLPLVRVQVTPSVLGQPVQLFDYEASINANLFGWPMLLGLTGETMILSGGDNRYYNMIFARYFIM, from the coding sequence ATGTTCAATAAATCATTCAACCTTTGTTTAACCGCGCTATTTCTTTTCCTGAGCTTGGCCGCCGCAGGGCAAGCCGCGCCGCTTAGTCCATCTTCCCCAACTCCGGAGGCGGCAAAAAAGATCGTCTTCAAGGACCTGAAGCCCAAAGACCGGGGTTACGATTACGTCATGAAAATGGTCAATGACTTTAAGATCATCGCCGGTTATCCGGACGGGACTTTTAAAGCCAAAAAAACCGTCACCAGGGGGGAGTTTGTCAAGATCGTGAGCGGGGCGATCGATTATCTTGAAAAGAAATATCAGGTCTCCCTGGCCGCAAACAGCCAGGTGGAATCGATCAGTTTTAAGGACCTCAAGAATACCCATTGGGCCTATCCTTACGCGGCTAAGACGATCACCAAGTACCAGCTTTTTTCCGGCTATCCGGACGGGACGTTTAAGCCGGGTAAAACAATCAACCGTTTTGAAATGGCGCTGGTCCTGGGGAAAACTATCCGGATGATCTATGGCCGCTGTGAACTCCCGCTCCCGCTCTCTTCAAGCGAAGCGTCGCTCAAAGATGTCAAAAAAAACCATTGGGCGATGAAAGATATCCAGCTTCTCCTGCAAAATAAAATTATGTACGTTAACCTGGCTAACAAACTCGCCTATTTCAAGGGGAACATCGGCGTCTCCCGGCTTGACCTGGCGATCTCCGGGGCCAAAACCATTACCCTGGCCGATTCCGCCATGGCCAACATCTCCCCCGAGGTTTTGGCCCGGCTCCGTAACGAGACGAGAGCCTCCGCTATCTCCCCTGACAAAGAGCTGGTCGCCAGGTCGGTTGCCATGCCGGCCAGGCCGCAAGCGTTCTTGTCCGGTGGGTGGGGTGGGGTCTATGAAAAGGGTTCGGGAACCAATAACTGGCGGGGCGGGTTTATTTCCGGCACCTGGGCCAGTACATATAATGTGGCCAATCTATCCGGTAATTATGAGCTGACCGGCAAGTATGGGTACAATCAGATCGTTTATATCGTTCCGGGGAGCGGGTCCACTGTTTCCGCGGTCATTAATAATGAGAACCGCTATGAGCTGGAGCTCAACACCACTTATCCAATCATCGACCTCTTTGGGGTCAAAGGGAAGCTGCTGTTGGGAGGCAAATACTTTAATCTGGCCAATCAGTCAGCCCCCTGCAGTTTTGCCGGCTTCAACGCCGGAGTAGTGACCAGCGCCCGCGTTTGGGAGAGGGAACTTTTGATCAGGGCTTTTTATTCTCTCCCGCTCGTCAGGGTGCAGGTTACTCCATCGGTCCTGGGACAGCCGGTTCAACTGTTCGATTATGAAGCGTCGATCAATGCCAATCTGTTTGGCTGGCCGATGCTTCTTGGCTTAACTGGAGAAACAATGATCCTTTCCGGAGGTGATAATCGGTACTATAACATGATCTTTGCCCGATACTTTATTATGTAG